In Thunnus thynnus chromosome 20, fThuThy2.1, whole genome shotgun sequence, a single window of DNA contains:
- the mrtfab gene encoding myocardin related transcription factor Ab isoform X1: MIMLDTNHCLSFEPSPGGSPPMGEDMEKAGLKMDHDRLVYHSLKEGGRSGATHILQLKLQQRRTREELVSQGIMPPLKSPAAFHEQRRSLERARTEDYLKRKIRCRPERSELVRMHILEETSAEPSLQAKQLQLKRARLADDLNDKISHRPGPIELVHKNILSVSCPLQHSPLDSPKGAGGESSSLDEDSSDALSPDQLTNHDSPLSAVPQLSPTDGLTQNGDISPTQFLAQPPPPPPPPPPPQVNGSDSSPLPKATNGTTGTPANSRPSTGHIKQSQAKTSSDRPQQRPKKPKDSKPKVKKLKYHQYIPPDQKADKERPPQMDSSYAKLLHQQQLFLQLQILSQQQQHYNYHTILPAPPKPPTEQPPTTNSGPSPSRSVPTTTTSAPTNQSGTARQSQTAVGGVKPSTLPANLDEFKVAELKQELKLRGLTVSGTKNDLIERLRNYQEQNGSTAAVLKNGISQPSQQGVVSVANTNTSSPTTTTTSEHQSGEGGFKVAFSTLAQTVPGRVMRFGSTNSSPPVSPTPSERSLAGMSPDETSCNGDMFGEMVSSPLTQLTLHHSPQHPPNVSPLSQPLSKVKEETQSSCSLSRTSPASGQPPEPLSGVAMDTFSMDKDQMLQEKDKQIEELTRMLRQKQRLVETLRSQLEQGKMAGGIVVEKEGSEKSRTTSPEVKHQTLIKASAIQPPTLPNGLVVKVKKELESEEGMEGVTEEAQIKKLAQPMQCSQETLLRLQQIHRLQVQQAEQQKQLQQSQTQLQKVAEVKSNPQKQQQQKKEAQILLHQQQQLQQLIIQQTQQKQLQAQQKLAQQKLAQQKLSQQKLVQQNQLKQTQGQVQAQQKNQVQLKQVQVQIQNQTVATQKPAANQTQQRRQLKAQQRQKQQTPAVTTQQVTPVFINQQNGTQFHTQAISLDLLKANGTPTLVTDSNGNHYLIALTSHTTDGQNGVSSLAKTNGRITLQRLQSTPSKLPSTDSQSKEQKEAEPVSQPIKKGQKAALHLDTSGVPQPGQSVTAPPNLQPFFDDMSDSESQSNIISSLKREEVCPPYDRHTLFTPPSPKPNTSLPTQRSKQENGVNSQQMDDLFDILLKSGEIPGFKANPDPSLAPLHSDPPSPSSPPSPLHLSPPTPTSPLISPQPSIGEPCTGSGRLEDFLESTTGAPLLGVEPDGGLTLIDDLHSQMLSTASILDHPPSPMDTSDLGFSPHSTGLDFGDPTLDSMDWLDISMVGSAGGGNGGSGGGRGGGGGGAGVGDGGTSLAPLAPHTPPSVFSADFLDSTDLQLHWESCL; the protein is encoded by the exons CACTGAAGAGCCCAGCAGCCTTTCACGAACAGAGGAGGAGTCTGGAGCGAGCAAGG ACTGAGGACTATCTGAAGAGGAAGATCCGGTGTCGTCCGGAGCGCTCTGAGCTGGTTAGGATGCACATTCTGGAGG AGACGTCTGCAGAGCCCTCCCTGCAGGCcaagcagctgcagctgaagcGAGCTCGACTGGCCGACGACCTCAACGACAAGATCTCCCACCGACCGGGTCCCATCGAACTGGTTCACAAGAACatcctgtctgtcagctgcCCTCTGCAGCACTCACCGCTGG ATTCTCCGAAGGGAGCTGGGGGAGAGAGTTCATCTTTAGATGAAGACAGCAGTGATGCATTGTCACCAGACCAGCTAACCAATCACGACTCTCCCCTGAGTGCTGTCCCACAGCTGTCCCCCACCGACGGACTCACCCAGAATGGGGACATTTCCCCCACACAG TTCCTTGCGCAgccccctcctccaccacctccaccacctcctccccaGGTGAATGGGTCAGACTCCTCCCCACTCCCAAAAGCGACAAATGGGACGACAGGGACGCCAGCAAATTCCCGCCCCTCTACTGGACATATCAAG CAGTCTCAGGCTAAGACAAGTTCAGACCGCCCTCAACAGAGACCTAAGAAACCAAAGGACAGCAAACCCAAG GTGAAGAAGCTCAAGTACCACCAGTACATCCCTCCGGACCAGAAGGCAGACAAGGAGCGTCCGCCTCAGATGGACTCATCCTATGCGAAGctcctccatcagcagcagctcttcCTGCAGCTGCAGATCCTCAGCCAGCAACAGCAGCACTACAACTACCACACCATCCTGCCCGCCCCTCCCAA GCCACCAACCGAGCAGCCTCCCACAACCAACTCCGGCCCTTCCCCCTCCCGCAGTGTTCCCACGACGACCACCTCAGCCCCCACCAATCAGAGCGGGACTGCCCGGCAGAGCCAAACAGCAGTGGGAGGAGTCAAACCAAGCACTCTGCCAGCCAACCTGGATGAGTTCAAG GTCGCTGAGTTAAAGCAGGAACTGAAATTACGTGGTTTGACCGTGTCAGGCACCAAGAATGATCTCATTGAGAGGCTTCGTAACTATCAAGAACAAAATGGCTCCACCGCAGCGGTTTTGAAAAATGGCATATCGCAGCCCAGCCAGCAGGGTGTGGTCTCAGTtgctaacacaaacacatcctcTCCAACCACAACTACCACCTCTGAACACCAATCAGGAGAGGGCGGGTTTAAGGTAGCTTTTTCCACATTGGCTCAGACTGTTCCAGGGCGAGTCATGCGTTTCGGCAGCACCAACTCCAGCCCGCCTGTGTCGCCGACTCCATCTGAGCGGTCGTTAGCGGGGATGAGTCCAGATGAAACCAGCTGTAATGGAGACATGTTTGGAGAGATG GTGAGCTCTCCCCTGACCCAACTCACCCTGCACCACTCTCCTCAGCACCCGCCAAATGTCTCCCCGCTCTCACAGCCACTCTCCAAGGTCAAAGAGGAAACCCAGAGCTCATGCAGCCTCTCCAGGACTTCACCCGCTTCAGGCCAGCCTCCAGAGCCCCTGTCTGGGGTAGCCATGGACACATTCTCCATGGACAAAGACCAGATGCTTCAGGAGAAGGACAAACAGATCGAGGAGTTGACTCGGATGCTGAGGCAGAAGCAGAGGTTGGTGGAGACGCTCAGATCCCAGCTGGAGCAGGGCAAGATGGCGGGTGGAATAGTGGTGGAGAAAGAAGGAAGTGAGAAGAGCAGAACGACATCCCCAGAGGTTAAACATCAAACTCTGATAAAAGCCTCAGCCATTCAGCCCCCTACGCTCCCCAACGGCCTCGTGGTGAAGGTGAAGAAGGAGTTGGAGTCTgaggaggggatggagggagtAACAGAGGAGGCCCAGATAAAAAAACTGGCCCAACCGATGCAGTGCTCTCAGGAGACTCTGCTCAGGCTGCAGCAGATTCATCGGCTGCAAGTCCAACAAGCCGAACAAcagaaacagctgcagcagagtCAGACGCAGCTGCAGAAAGTGGCAGAGGTCAAGTCAAAccctcaaaaacaacaacagcagaagaAAGAAGCTCAAATCCTgctccaccagcagcagcaactgcagcagctcatcaTACAGCAAACCCAACAGAAGCAGCTCCAGGCCCAGCAGAAGTTAGCACAGCAGAAACTGGCCCAGCAGAAACTCAGTCAGCAGAAGCTGGTGCAGCAGAACCAGCTGAAGCAAACACAAGGGCAGGTCCAAGCTCAGCAGAAGAACCAGGTTCAGCTGAAGCAGGTTCAGGTGCAGATCCAGAATCAGACGGTGGCAACTCAGAAGCCTGCAGCGAACCAAACTCAACAAAGGAGGCAGCTTAAGGCTCAGCAGAGGCAGAAACAGCAGACGCCAGCTGTCACCACACAACAG GTGACTCCAGTCTTCATCAACCAACAGAACGGCACTCAGTTCCACACTCAGGCTATTTCGTTAGACCTCCTCAAGGCCAACGGAACGCCGACACTGGTCACCGACAGCAACGGCAACCACTACTTGATCGCTCTGACCAGTCACACCACGGACGGACAGAACGGAGTGTCCTCATTGGCCAAAACCAATGGACGCATCACGCTGCAG AGATTGCAGTCGACTCCTAGTAAACTCCCCAGCACTGACAGCCAATCAAAAGAGCAGAAAGAGGCCGAGCCTGTGAGCCAGCCAATCAAAAAG GGACAGAAGGCAGCACTGCACTTGGACACCAGTGGTGTTCCACAACCCGGCCAGTCAGTCACCGCTCCGCCCAATCTGCAGCCTTTCTTCGACGACATGTCCGACAGCGAAAGCCAAAGCAACATAATCTCGTCCCTCAAG agagaggaggtgtgTCCGCCTTACGACCGGCACACACTGTTTACCCCTCCCTCTCCCAAACCCAACACCTCCCTTCCTACTCAGCGTTCCAAA CAGGAGAATGGTGTGAACAGTCAGCAGATGGACGACCTGTTTGACATCCTGCTGAAGAGCGGAG AAATCCCCGGCTTCAAGGCCAACCCCGACCCTTCCCTCGCCCCGCTCCACTCTGACCCGCCCTCCCCATCTTCTCCCCCGTCCCCACTCCACCTTTCCCCTCCCACTCCCACCTCTCCCCTAATCTCCCCCCAGCCTTCCATAGGAGAGCCCTGCACAGGCAGCGGACGCCTGGAAGACTTCTTGGAGAGCACCACCGGCGCCCCGCTGCTGGGCGTGGAGCCGGACGGCGGCCTGACGCTGATCGACGACCTCCACAGCCAAATGCTGAGCACCGCCAGCATCCTGGaccaccctccctcccccatGGACACGTCCGACCTGGGATTCTCCCCCCATTCTACGGGGCTAGACTTTGGCGACCCCACCCTGGACAGCATGGACTGGCTGGATATCTCCATGGTGGGGAGCGCAGGCGGAGGGAACGGGGGCAGcggaggggggagaggaggaggaggaggtggagcggGGGTAGGAGACGGGGGGACGAGCCTGGCCCCGCTGGCGCCGCACACTCCGCCGAGCGTCTTCTCGGCCGATTTTCTGGACAGCACAGACCTGCAGCTGCACTGGGAGTCGTGTCTGTAG
- the mrtfab gene encoding myocardin related transcription factor Ab isoform X2 produces the protein MIMLDTNHCLSFEPSPGGSPPMGEDMEKAGLKMDHDRLVYHSLKEGGRSGATHILQLKLQQRRTREELVSQGIMPPLKSPAAFHEQRRSLERARTEDYLKRKIRCRPERSELVRMHILEETSAEPSLQAKQLQLKRARLADDLNDKISHRPGPIELVHKNILSVSCPLQHSPLDSPKGAGGESSSLDEDSSDALSPDQLTNHDSPLSAVPQLSPTDGLTQNGDISPTQFLAQPPPPPPPPPPPQVNGSDSSPLPKATNGTTGTPANSRPSTGHIKQSQAKTSSDRPQQRPKKPKDSKPKVKKLKYHQYIPPDQKADKERPPQMDSSYAKLLHQQQLFLQLQILSQQQQHYNYHTILPAPPKPPTEQPPTTNSGPSPSRSVPTTTTSAPTNQSGTARQSQTAVGGVKPSTLPANLDEFKVAELKQELKLRGLTVSGTKNDLIERLRNYQEQNGSTAAVLKNGISQPSQQGVVSVANTNTSSPTTTTTSEHQSGEGGFKVAFSTLAQTVPGRVMRFGSTNSSPPVSPTPSERSLAGMSPDETSCNGDMFGEMVSSPLTQLTLHHSPQHPPNVSPLSQPLSKVKEETQSSCSLSRTSPASGQPPEPLSGVAMDTFSMDKDQMLQEKDKQIEELTRMLRQKQRLVETLRSQLEQGKMAGGIVVEKEGSEKSRTTSPEVKHQTLIKASAIQPPTLPNGLVVKVKKELESEEGMEGVTEEAQIKKLAQPMQCSQETLLRLQQIHRLQVQQAEQQKQLQQSQTQLQKVAEVKSNPQKQQQQKKEAQILLHQQQQLQQLIIQQTQQKQLQAQQKLAQQKLAQQKLSQQKLVQQNQLKQTQGQVQAQQKNQVQLKQVQVQIQNQTVATQKPAANQTQQRRQLKAQQRQKQQTPAVTTQQVTPVFINQQNGTQFHTQAISLDLLKANGTPTLVTDSNGNHYLIALTSHTTDGQNGVSSLAKTNGRITLQRLQSTPSKLPSTDSQSKEQKEAEPVSQPIKKGQKAALHLDTSGVPQPGQSVTAPPNLQPFFDDMSDSESQSNIISSLKREEVCPPYDRHTLFTPPSPKPNTSLPTQRSKENGVNSQQMDDLFDILLKSGEIPGFKANPDPSLAPLHSDPPSPSSPPSPLHLSPPTPTSPLISPQPSIGEPCTGSGRLEDFLESTTGAPLLGVEPDGGLTLIDDLHSQMLSTASILDHPPSPMDTSDLGFSPHSTGLDFGDPTLDSMDWLDISMVGSAGGGNGGSGGGRGGGGGGAGVGDGGTSLAPLAPHTPPSVFSADFLDSTDLQLHWESCL, from the exons CACTGAAGAGCCCAGCAGCCTTTCACGAACAGAGGAGGAGTCTGGAGCGAGCAAGG ACTGAGGACTATCTGAAGAGGAAGATCCGGTGTCGTCCGGAGCGCTCTGAGCTGGTTAGGATGCACATTCTGGAGG AGACGTCTGCAGAGCCCTCCCTGCAGGCcaagcagctgcagctgaagcGAGCTCGACTGGCCGACGACCTCAACGACAAGATCTCCCACCGACCGGGTCCCATCGAACTGGTTCACAAGAACatcctgtctgtcagctgcCCTCTGCAGCACTCACCGCTGG ATTCTCCGAAGGGAGCTGGGGGAGAGAGTTCATCTTTAGATGAAGACAGCAGTGATGCATTGTCACCAGACCAGCTAACCAATCACGACTCTCCCCTGAGTGCTGTCCCACAGCTGTCCCCCACCGACGGACTCACCCAGAATGGGGACATTTCCCCCACACAG TTCCTTGCGCAgccccctcctccaccacctccaccacctcctccccaGGTGAATGGGTCAGACTCCTCCCCACTCCCAAAAGCGACAAATGGGACGACAGGGACGCCAGCAAATTCCCGCCCCTCTACTGGACATATCAAG CAGTCTCAGGCTAAGACAAGTTCAGACCGCCCTCAACAGAGACCTAAGAAACCAAAGGACAGCAAACCCAAG GTGAAGAAGCTCAAGTACCACCAGTACATCCCTCCGGACCAGAAGGCAGACAAGGAGCGTCCGCCTCAGATGGACTCATCCTATGCGAAGctcctccatcagcagcagctcttcCTGCAGCTGCAGATCCTCAGCCAGCAACAGCAGCACTACAACTACCACACCATCCTGCCCGCCCCTCCCAA GCCACCAACCGAGCAGCCTCCCACAACCAACTCCGGCCCTTCCCCCTCCCGCAGTGTTCCCACGACGACCACCTCAGCCCCCACCAATCAGAGCGGGACTGCCCGGCAGAGCCAAACAGCAGTGGGAGGAGTCAAACCAAGCACTCTGCCAGCCAACCTGGATGAGTTCAAG GTCGCTGAGTTAAAGCAGGAACTGAAATTACGTGGTTTGACCGTGTCAGGCACCAAGAATGATCTCATTGAGAGGCTTCGTAACTATCAAGAACAAAATGGCTCCACCGCAGCGGTTTTGAAAAATGGCATATCGCAGCCCAGCCAGCAGGGTGTGGTCTCAGTtgctaacacaaacacatcctcTCCAACCACAACTACCACCTCTGAACACCAATCAGGAGAGGGCGGGTTTAAGGTAGCTTTTTCCACATTGGCTCAGACTGTTCCAGGGCGAGTCATGCGTTTCGGCAGCACCAACTCCAGCCCGCCTGTGTCGCCGACTCCATCTGAGCGGTCGTTAGCGGGGATGAGTCCAGATGAAACCAGCTGTAATGGAGACATGTTTGGAGAGATG GTGAGCTCTCCCCTGACCCAACTCACCCTGCACCACTCTCCTCAGCACCCGCCAAATGTCTCCCCGCTCTCACAGCCACTCTCCAAGGTCAAAGAGGAAACCCAGAGCTCATGCAGCCTCTCCAGGACTTCACCCGCTTCAGGCCAGCCTCCAGAGCCCCTGTCTGGGGTAGCCATGGACACATTCTCCATGGACAAAGACCAGATGCTTCAGGAGAAGGACAAACAGATCGAGGAGTTGACTCGGATGCTGAGGCAGAAGCAGAGGTTGGTGGAGACGCTCAGATCCCAGCTGGAGCAGGGCAAGATGGCGGGTGGAATAGTGGTGGAGAAAGAAGGAAGTGAGAAGAGCAGAACGACATCCCCAGAGGTTAAACATCAAACTCTGATAAAAGCCTCAGCCATTCAGCCCCCTACGCTCCCCAACGGCCTCGTGGTGAAGGTGAAGAAGGAGTTGGAGTCTgaggaggggatggagggagtAACAGAGGAGGCCCAGATAAAAAAACTGGCCCAACCGATGCAGTGCTCTCAGGAGACTCTGCTCAGGCTGCAGCAGATTCATCGGCTGCAAGTCCAACAAGCCGAACAAcagaaacagctgcagcagagtCAGACGCAGCTGCAGAAAGTGGCAGAGGTCAAGTCAAAccctcaaaaacaacaacagcagaagaAAGAAGCTCAAATCCTgctccaccagcagcagcaactgcagcagctcatcaTACAGCAAACCCAACAGAAGCAGCTCCAGGCCCAGCAGAAGTTAGCACAGCAGAAACTGGCCCAGCAGAAACTCAGTCAGCAGAAGCTGGTGCAGCAGAACCAGCTGAAGCAAACACAAGGGCAGGTCCAAGCTCAGCAGAAGAACCAGGTTCAGCTGAAGCAGGTTCAGGTGCAGATCCAGAATCAGACGGTGGCAACTCAGAAGCCTGCAGCGAACCAAACTCAACAAAGGAGGCAGCTTAAGGCTCAGCAGAGGCAGAAACAGCAGACGCCAGCTGTCACCACACAACAG GTGACTCCAGTCTTCATCAACCAACAGAACGGCACTCAGTTCCACACTCAGGCTATTTCGTTAGACCTCCTCAAGGCCAACGGAACGCCGACACTGGTCACCGACAGCAACGGCAACCACTACTTGATCGCTCTGACCAGTCACACCACGGACGGACAGAACGGAGTGTCCTCATTGGCCAAAACCAATGGACGCATCACGCTGCAG AGATTGCAGTCGACTCCTAGTAAACTCCCCAGCACTGACAGCCAATCAAAAGAGCAGAAAGAGGCCGAGCCTGTGAGCCAGCCAATCAAAAAG GGACAGAAGGCAGCACTGCACTTGGACACCAGTGGTGTTCCACAACCCGGCCAGTCAGTCACCGCTCCGCCCAATCTGCAGCCTTTCTTCGACGACATGTCCGACAGCGAAAGCCAAAGCAACATAATCTCGTCCCTCAAG agagaggaggtgtgTCCGCCTTACGACCGGCACACACTGTTTACCCCTCCCTCTCCCAAACCCAACACCTCCCTTCCTACTCAGCGTTCCAAA GAGAATGGTGTGAACAGTCAGCAGATGGACGACCTGTTTGACATCCTGCTGAAGAGCGGAG AAATCCCCGGCTTCAAGGCCAACCCCGACCCTTCCCTCGCCCCGCTCCACTCTGACCCGCCCTCCCCATCTTCTCCCCCGTCCCCACTCCACCTTTCCCCTCCCACTCCCACCTCTCCCCTAATCTCCCCCCAGCCTTCCATAGGAGAGCCCTGCACAGGCAGCGGACGCCTGGAAGACTTCTTGGAGAGCACCACCGGCGCCCCGCTGCTGGGCGTGGAGCCGGACGGCGGCCTGACGCTGATCGACGACCTCCACAGCCAAATGCTGAGCACCGCCAGCATCCTGGaccaccctccctcccccatGGACACGTCCGACCTGGGATTCTCCCCCCATTCTACGGGGCTAGACTTTGGCGACCCCACCCTGGACAGCATGGACTGGCTGGATATCTCCATGGTGGGGAGCGCAGGCGGAGGGAACGGGGGCAGcggaggggggagaggaggaggaggaggtggagcggGGGTAGGAGACGGGGGGACGAGCCTGGCCCCGCTGGCGCCGCACACTCCGCCGAGCGTCTTCTCGGCCGATTTTCTGGACAGCACAGACCTGCAGCTGCACTGGGAGTCGTGTCTGTAG
- the mrtfab gene encoding myocardin related transcription factor Ab isoform X4 produces MIMLDTNHCLSFEPSPGGSPPMGEDMEKAGLKMDHDRLVYHSLKEGGRSGATHILQLKLQQRRTREELVSQGIMPPLKSPAAFHEQRRSLERARTEDYLKRKIRCRPERSELVRMHILEETSAEPSLQAKQLQLKRARLADDLNDKISHRPGPIELVHKNILSVSCPLQHSPLDSPKGAGGESSSLDEDSSDALSPDQLTNHDSPLSAVPQLSPTDGLTQNGDISPTQFLAQPPPPPPPPPPPQVNGSDSSPLPKATNGTTGTPANSRPSTGHIKQSQAKTSSDRPQQRPKKPKDSKPKVKKLKYHQYIPPDQKADKERPPQMDSSYAKLLHQQQLFLQLQILSQQQQHYNYHTILPAPPKPPTEQPPTTNSGPSPSRSVPTTTTSAPTNQSGTARQSQTAVGGVKPSTLPANLDEFKVAELKQELKLRGLTVSGTKNDLIERLRNYQEQNGSTAAVLKNGISQPSQQGVVSVANTNTSSPTTTTTSEHQSGEGGFKVAFSTLAQTVPGRVMRFGSTNSSPPVSPTPSERSLAGMSPDETSCNGDMFGEMVSSPLTQLTLHHSPQHPPNVSPLSQPLSKVKEETQSSCSLSRTSPASGQPPEPLSGVAMDTFSMDKDQMLQEKDKQIEELTRMLRQKQRLVETLRSQLEQGKMAGGIVVEKEGSEKSRTTSPEVKHQTLIKASAIQPPTLPNGLVVKVKKELESEEGMEGVTEEAQIKKLAQPMQCSQETLLRLQQIHRLQVQQAEQQKQLQQSQTQLQKVAEVKSNPQKQQQQKKEAQILLHQQQQLQQLIIQQTQQKQLQAQQKLAQQKLAQQKLSQQKLVQQNQLKQTQGQVQAQQKNQVQLKQVQVQIQNQTVATQKPAANQTQQRRQLKAQQRQKQQTPAVTTQQVTPVFINQQNGTQFHTQAISLDLLKANGTPTLVTDSNGNHYLIALTSHTTDGQNGVSSLAKTNGRITLQRLQSTPSKLPSTDSQSKEQKEAEPVSQPIKKGQKAALHLDTSGVPQPGQSVTAPPNLQPFFDDMSDSESQSNIISSLKENGVNSQQMDDLFDILLKSGEIPGFKANPDPSLAPLHSDPPSPSSPPSPLHLSPPTPTSPLISPQPSIGEPCTGSGRLEDFLESTTGAPLLGVEPDGGLTLIDDLHSQMLSTASILDHPPSPMDTSDLGFSPHSTGLDFGDPTLDSMDWLDISMVGSAGGGNGGSGGGRGGGGGGAGVGDGGTSLAPLAPHTPPSVFSADFLDSTDLQLHWESCL; encoded by the exons CACTGAAGAGCCCAGCAGCCTTTCACGAACAGAGGAGGAGTCTGGAGCGAGCAAGG ACTGAGGACTATCTGAAGAGGAAGATCCGGTGTCGTCCGGAGCGCTCTGAGCTGGTTAGGATGCACATTCTGGAGG AGACGTCTGCAGAGCCCTCCCTGCAGGCcaagcagctgcagctgaagcGAGCTCGACTGGCCGACGACCTCAACGACAAGATCTCCCACCGACCGGGTCCCATCGAACTGGTTCACAAGAACatcctgtctgtcagctgcCCTCTGCAGCACTCACCGCTGG ATTCTCCGAAGGGAGCTGGGGGAGAGAGTTCATCTTTAGATGAAGACAGCAGTGATGCATTGTCACCAGACCAGCTAACCAATCACGACTCTCCCCTGAGTGCTGTCCCACAGCTGTCCCCCACCGACGGACTCACCCAGAATGGGGACATTTCCCCCACACAG TTCCTTGCGCAgccccctcctccaccacctccaccacctcctccccaGGTGAATGGGTCAGACTCCTCCCCACTCCCAAAAGCGACAAATGGGACGACAGGGACGCCAGCAAATTCCCGCCCCTCTACTGGACATATCAAG CAGTCTCAGGCTAAGACAAGTTCAGACCGCCCTCAACAGAGACCTAAGAAACCAAAGGACAGCAAACCCAAG GTGAAGAAGCTCAAGTACCACCAGTACATCCCTCCGGACCAGAAGGCAGACAAGGAGCGTCCGCCTCAGATGGACTCATCCTATGCGAAGctcctccatcagcagcagctcttcCTGCAGCTGCAGATCCTCAGCCAGCAACAGCAGCACTACAACTACCACACCATCCTGCCCGCCCCTCCCAA GCCACCAACCGAGCAGCCTCCCACAACCAACTCCGGCCCTTCCCCCTCCCGCAGTGTTCCCACGACGACCACCTCAGCCCCCACCAATCAGAGCGGGACTGCCCGGCAGAGCCAAACAGCAGTGGGAGGAGTCAAACCAAGCACTCTGCCAGCCAACCTGGATGAGTTCAAG GTCGCTGAGTTAAAGCAGGAACTGAAATTACGTGGTTTGACCGTGTCAGGCACCAAGAATGATCTCATTGAGAGGCTTCGTAACTATCAAGAACAAAATGGCTCCACCGCAGCGGTTTTGAAAAATGGCATATCGCAGCCCAGCCAGCAGGGTGTGGTCTCAGTtgctaacacaaacacatcctcTCCAACCACAACTACCACCTCTGAACACCAATCAGGAGAGGGCGGGTTTAAGGTAGCTTTTTCCACATTGGCTCAGACTGTTCCAGGGCGAGTCATGCGTTTCGGCAGCACCAACTCCAGCCCGCCTGTGTCGCCGACTCCATCTGAGCGGTCGTTAGCGGGGATGAGTCCAGATGAAACCAGCTGTAATGGAGACATGTTTGGAGAGATG GTGAGCTCTCCCCTGACCCAACTCACCCTGCACCACTCTCCTCAGCACCCGCCAAATGTCTCCCCGCTCTCACAGCCACTCTCCAAGGTCAAAGAGGAAACCCAGAGCTCATGCAGCCTCTCCAGGACTTCACCCGCTTCAGGCCAGCCTCCAGAGCCCCTGTCTGGGGTAGCCATGGACACATTCTCCATGGACAAAGACCAGATGCTTCAGGAGAAGGACAAACAGATCGAGGAGTTGACTCGGATGCTGAGGCAGAAGCAGAGGTTGGTGGAGACGCTCAGATCCCAGCTGGAGCAGGGCAAGATGGCGGGTGGAATAGTGGTGGAGAAAGAAGGAAGTGAGAAGAGCAGAACGACATCCCCAGAGGTTAAACATCAAACTCTGATAAAAGCCTCAGCCATTCAGCCCCCTACGCTCCCCAACGGCCTCGTGGTGAAGGTGAAGAAGGAGTTGGAGTCTgaggaggggatggagggagtAACAGAGGAGGCCCAGATAAAAAAACTGGCCCAACCGATGCAGTGCTCTCAGGAGACTCTGCTCAGGCTGCAGCAGATTCATCGGCTGCAAGTCCAACAAGCCGAACAAcagaaacagctgcagcagagtCAGACGCAGCTGCAGAAAGTGGCAGAGGTCAAGTCAAAccctcaaaaacaacaacagcagaagaAAGAAGCTCAAATCCTgctccaccagcagcagcaactgcagcagctcatcaTACAGCAAACCCAACAGAAGCAGCTCCAGGCCCAGCAGAAGTTAGCACAGCAGAAACTGGCCCAGCAGAAACTCAGTCAGCAGAAGCTGGTGCAGCAGAACCAGCTGAAGCAAACACAAGGGCAGGTCCAAGCTCAGCAGAAGAACCAGGTTCAGCTGAAGCAGGTTCAGGTGCAGATCCAGAATCAGACGGTGGCAACTCAGAAGCCTGCAGCGAACCAAACTCAACAAAGGAGGCAGCTTAAGGCTCAGCAGAGGCAGAAACAGCAGACGCCAGCTGTCACCACACAACAG GTGACTCCAGTCTTCATCAACCAACAGAACGGCACTCAGTTCCACACTCAGGCTATTTCGTTAGACCTCCTCAAGGCCAACGGAACGCCGACACTGGTCACCGACAGCAACGGCAACCACTACTTGATCGCTCTGACCAGTCACACCACGGACGGACAGAACGGAGTGTCCTCATTGGCCAAAACCAATGGACGCATCACGCTGCAG AGATTGCAGTCGACTCCTAGTAAACTCCCCAGCACTGACAGCCAATCAAAAGAGCAGAAAGAGGCCGAGCCTGTGAGCCAGCCAATCAAAAAG GGACAGAAGGCAGCACTGCACTTGGACACCAGTGGTGTTCCACAACCCGGCCAGTCAGTCACCGCTCCGCCCAATCTGCAGCCTTTCTTCGACGACATGTCCGACAGCGAAAGCCAAAGCAACATAATCTCGTCCCTCAAG GAGAATGGTGTGAACAGTCAGCAGATGGACGACCTGTTTGACATCCTGCTGAAGAGCGGAG AAATCCCCGGCTTCAAGGCCAACCCCGACCCTTCCCTCGCCCCGCTCCACTCTGACCCGCCCTCCCCATCTTCTCCCCCGTCCCCACTCCACCTTTCCCCTCCCACTCCCACCTCTCCCCTAATCTCCCCCCAGCCTTCCATAGGAGAGCCCTGCACAGGCAGCGGACGCCTGGAAGACTTCTTGGAGAGCACCACCGGCGCCCCGCTGCTGGGCGTGGAGCCGGACGGCGGCCTGACGCTGATCGACGACCTCCACAGCCAAATGCTGAGCACCGCCAGCATCCTGGaccaccctccctcccccatGGACACGTCCGACCTGGGATTCTCCCCCCATTCTACGGGGCTAGACTTTGGCGACCCCACCCTGGACAGCATGGACTGGCTGGATATCTCCATGGTGGGGAGCGCAGGCGGAGGGAACGGGGGCAGcggaggggggagaggaggaggaggaggtggagcggGGGTAGGAGACGGGGGGACGAGCCTGGCCCCGCTGGCGCCGCACACTCCGCCGAGCGTCTTCTCGGCCGATTTTCTGGACAGCACAGACCTGCAGCTGCACTGGGAGTCGTGTCTGTAG